In Trichoderma asperellum chromosome 1, complete sequence, a single window of DNA contains:
- a CDS encoding uncharacterized protein (EggNog:ENOG41~SECRETED:SignalP(1-20)), whose amino-acid sequence MFSFITTTISALCLALTTSAAPTEAGVQAAASQTGDITWYNTGLGACGQTNNDSELVAAVSHSLYDREHPCGRKIRINYQGRSLVVTVVDRCQACAEDDVDLSPTAFENVIGPLGIGRVTASWDWA is encoded by the coding sequence ATGTTCTCCTTCATTACCACCACTATCTCAGCTCTTTGCCTGGCCCTCACTacttctgctgctcccaCTGAAGCAGGCGTTCAAGCAGCTGCCTCTCAGACTGGCGATATAACCTGGTACAACACCGGCCTTGGCGCCTGTGGCCAAACCAACAACGACAGCGAGCTCGTCGCCGCCGTATCCCACTCTCTTTATGACCGCGAGCACCCCTGCGGCCGCAAGATCCGCATCAACTACCAGGGCAGGTCCCTGGTAGTGACCGTTGTCGACCGCTGCCAAGCTTGTGCTGAAGATGATGTTGACCTCTCTCCTACGGCTTTCGAGAATGTTATTGGCCCACTTGGTATTGGCCGTGTCACTGCTAGCTGGGACTGGGCTTAA
- a CDS encoding uncharacterized protein (EggNog:ENOG41) produces the protein MGSKSEPAFNLSSVTDASVVEKHLTSLRELLQHCINDEPDISSLGFLAPLSDHTAASYWLELLPTVMGPSATTTLLIATPPGSDKVVATVQLARMPKETHAFKGEVRKLMVHPDYRRHGLGKWMMDEVEKVAREEFALEMLLLDTSKETPAREFYLKTGWTEWGICPNYAKSSSGVKHDCCFFVKSLV, from the coding sequence ATGGGGAGCAAATCCGAGCCTGCCTTCAACTTGTCCTCCGTGACAGATGCCTCGGTTGTGGAGAAGCACCTCACCTCACTCCGGGAACTTCTCCAGCACTGTATCAATGATGAACCCGACATCTCGTCCCTCGGGTTCCTGGCGCCGCTCTCTGACCACACGGCTGCCAGCTACTGGCTTGAGCTCCTACCGACTGTGATGGGACCTAGCGCTACGACCACGCTGCTCATAGCGACACCTCCTGGTAGTGATAAAGTCGTCGCTACAGTGCAGTTGGCGAGGATGCCAAAGGAGACGCACGCTTTCAAGGGCGAGGTCAGGAAGCTGATGGTGCATCCTGACTATCGGCGGCATGGACTGGGGAAATGGATGATGGACGAAGTGGAGAAGGTTGCTCGCGAAGAGTTTGCATTGGAAATGCTGTTGTTGGATACGTCGAAGGAGACGCCAGCGAGAGAGTTTTATTTGAAGACTGGATGGACAGAGTGGGGGATTTGCCCTAATTATGCAAAGTCGTCGAGTGGAGTGAAGCACGACTGCTGTTTCTTTGTGAAAAGCTTGGTATAG